The window GAAGTCACACTCACCGTTCCCGTGTTTCCCGCTCGATCTGTTATCGTTATGGACCCGGGTGTAACTCCGGAACCCGCATTTAGAGAAGCAAGCCCAGTCGAGCCTGTTAATTGAGGGTTTAGATCATTTCCTAAAACTTCTGAACCGGGAAGGGTAAAGTCTGCATTTGTGTTTGATCCCACTCCAATTTCAAACCTTTCAGAATTACCAAAATAAACCGCTCCTGATGAAGCTTGTCCAAATGGTTGGGTTCTAAAGTCTGTACCTGAAAAAACAAACTGGTTCTTAACTTTTATATTGGCAGACTCAAATGTCTGAGAAATTATCTGATCCAATTCATTTGCGGCAAAACCTCTTGTCTCAGCAGTTGCTAACCCACCCAATTCACTCACAGTGAGCTCTTTAGCCCTGATCAAATTAATATTAAAAGACTCTAGAGCAGAATCGCTTGCCTGTAAATATATGCGATTACTATCAATATTTCGCACAAATTGATTTGAACGAGAAATGTTTGTCTTCAGTAAAAGAGCATCACGTATACCTGCTGGATCATCCGAAGGTTTTGTTATACGCCTTCCAGAAGCAATCTCCTGTTGTGCTTTAAAAAGGTTTTCCGTAATTCGAAATATGTTTTGTAACGAATTGGCTTGTTGCGCTTGATTGGTAACGCGTGTGACCATTCAGGTTCTCCTATTAATACAAAGTTAGACCTGAGAGATTATTGTATCCAAAAGCTCATCTGCGACCCCTATTAACCGTGCAGAAGCATTATAAGCCTGTTGGAACTTAATCATGTTAATCATTTCCTCATCAATCGATACACCGGCTATGCTCTCTCTCCTTACATCGAGCTGCAGTAGAATTCCCTCTTGTTGCGACAGGGTTGACTGAGAGGCAAAAGATTCTATTCCCACCGTACTGACCAGCGAACTATAAAACTCATCAAATGTGAATGTACCTGAACCTGAAGAATCTAAAGTTATGCTGTCGAAGACAAGCTTGGACTGAAGCTCAACCAGTTGCAGAGCATTTCCNNNNNNNNNNNNNNNNNNNNNNNNNNNNNNNNNNNNNNNNNNNNNNNNNNNNNNNNNNNNNNNNNNNNNNNNNNNNNNNNNNNNNNNNNNNNNNNNNNNCCCGCTTGCAATTGAAAAGTTGCGTGCGGCACTATCGGAAACCGAAAGTTTAAACCGATCTCCAACTGCGGGTGTTCCCGAAATAGTCACCGCGAATCCATTAGCAAGATTAAAAGTAGAGCCTGATGTAAAATTGAAAGTTCCTTCATTGACTCCTGTTGTCAGGTTTTGCAAAGTAAAGGTATTTGAACCTGTCACTGTAATTTCATATTTATCTATGGAAATATTAGAAGGGTCTCCATTGGAGGCCGTCAATGTAGCAGAACCGGTGTTGTTAATATTGGTCTCTACAGTCGTGGTCAATGCATTGAAAAAATTATTTCCCGTTGTCCCGTCAATCCCGAATCCCTGCTGATGAATATTGTTAAACTCTTGCACAAATCCTGCCGCCAATCGGTCCAGTTTATCTCTGATAGCCTCCACTTCGGTATCACGCATATCAAGATAACCCTTTAGGCTCCCGCCGGTTACTGACGACGTAATGTTTGTACTATTTCCCGCTGCATCCTGAATTTCAACATCCAGGAAGGATTTGTTATTACCATTTATAGATGTTGCAAGAGTAAAAGCGGTAGACTGCAAAACAAGAGGAGTTCCATCATCCAGGGTTAAACTTATCTGGCCATCCTGCTCGTCAACAAAATTTAAATCAATTAATTCAGAAAGTTCTTTTACTTTTTGATCTCTTTTATCTCGTAAATCATTTGCGCTGAAAGTGGTAGGTTCATTGGCATGAATGGATTTGTTCAATGCCGCAACTTCAGCGGCAAGGCTGTTTATCTTTTCTACTTCAACAGAAATAGCGGAATCCAAATTTTGTTGAATCTGAAATAATGATTCACCAAGGTTATTAAAGACAGATGTCAGGCTTTGCGCCTCGGCAAGCATATTTGAGCGCTCAGGTAAACCGGTAGGGTTTGAAGCTAGATCCTGAACGGATGCAAAGAAACTGCTCAAAGATTGATTCAGGCTTTGGCCATTGTTTTCACTTAATAATATCTCAAGCTGATCATATACATCTTTTCTGACCTGATATTGTCCAAGCGTGTCACCTTCACCTAGTATTTGAGAAAATAAGAATTCGTCATGGGAACGCTCAATACCAGCCACCCGAACACCTGTTCCCAATTGTCCCAAATTGAAGCTTCTAGGGTTTGTGGACTCAAACTTGACTTCCTGGCGTGAATATCCTTCTGTTTGCACGTTGGCAATATTCTGTCCAGTAACCTCAATGGCTAACTGTTGCGACAGTAATCCCAACTTTGCTGTGTTTAAAACACTAAATATATTCGAAGCCATTAAAGTAGACCCTTTTTACTTTTATCAATAAAATGATGCTTTCTACAATTCCAGCTAAACATCCATACTCACCATTCTTCCCTCAACACACCCTTCAACCACTCTTCCATTAGCTGTATAAGGAGAAGATGCTTTTTCATCAGCAGAGTGAATATATGCCAATGATTTTTTTAATGACAAGGCAGATTGGTCCATTAAGTTTTTAACCTTCTCACTCCATTCATTAATTTGTTTAATTTGAAAAAGTAACTTGTTTCTACACTTTGCCAAATTATTTTTATATGGATTGCCTTTTAATTGGATCAGTTTTTTTAAAGTCAGGCTCGACTGTTTAACTTGCAGTTTTTCCGCTATTTTTATCATCAAACACGAACGGCTGTTTTCCAATGCTTGCATTTGCATCACCTGGTCTTCTTTTCTGGCGATAACATCCTGCAAAGAATCATAGGAATATTTTGAAACACAACTCCATTCGTCTTTTAAAAGTTCAATAAAATTTTCATAAAGCCTGGCTTTTTGTTTTAACAAATCTTCTAGATTTTTATATAACCGGTTCATAGCTTATTCCCCCAATATATTGCCGGTTTTATGAGAAACTGGCATTTTTAAGGAAGATGAATCAATGGATTCACCTCGCGACACTTTATTTAATCTGCTTAAATCCTTATAAACCATTTCACCGATGCCCATTCCCTTCCGTTCGGACATTTTTTTCGACATTTCCTGATCCGTCATAGACTGAAACATATCCATTGCCGAACTATCAAAAAGACCTGATTTAGGAATCGCTTTTCTCATGGACTCAAACAATTTATTGATAAAAACAGATTCAAAATCCCGGGCAACCTTTTCTATGTTTTTTTCAGAACCAATTTGACCAAATTTTGTTTGACCGCGCATACGCTCCAGGTTCTTATCAGCCAACTGATTGAACAATGTTTTTTGGATTTGCGCTGATTTTATAATGTCCATATTGTCCTCTCCAGGAATCTCAATAATAATTTGCAAACCCCATACCAAACTCATCCGCGAATTTTAACTCGGGGCTTAAAAACAATAACCCCTTAAAACATAAGGGGTTATGATTAGGTCTCTTAAAGATACAATCGGGTAAACCTGAGGGCTTTTGATAAGAATGGGGAAATTTTTTCCGGGATCTCATTTAATCTTTAAATTATCTCCAGTTGAGCATGGAGAGCACCCGAAGCTTTGATGGCCTGTAAAATAGCGATCAAATCTCTAGGTGTGACTCCTATAGAGTTCAACCCCTTAACCACATCGCCCAGAGATATACTGGTGGGAATAACGAGTAGCTTATCTTGACCTTCACCAACTGCAACCCGAGTACGGGGTAGTATTACT is drawn from Nitrospinota bacterium and contains these coding sequences:
- a CDS encoding flagellar protein FlgN — translated: MNRLYKNLEDLLKQKARLYENFIELLKDEWSCVSKYSYDSLQDVIARKEDQVMQMQALENSRSCLMIKIAEKLQVKQSSLTLKKLIQLKGNPYKNNLAKCRNKLLFQIKQINEWSEKVKNLMDQSALSLKKSLAYIHSADEKASSPYTANGRVVEGCVEGRMVSMDV